In one Alnus glutinosa chromosome 12, dhAlnGlut1.1, whole genome shotgun sequence genomic region, the following are encoded:
- the LOC133851401 gene encoding ammonium transporter 1 member 2, which produces MASFNCSASDLTPLLGSSTANASALANFLCSRFDTIANRLSDTTYAIDNTYLLFSAYLVFAMQLGFAMLCAGSVRAKNTMNIMLTNVLDAAAGGLSYYLFGFAFAFGSPSNGFIGRHFFGLRDYPVPTGDYSFFLYQWAFAIAAAGITSGSIAERTQFVAYLIYSSFLTGFVYPVVSHWFWSSDGWASPTRPDNLLFGSGAIDFAGSGVVHMVGGIAGLWGALIEGPRIGRFDRSGRSVALRGHSASLVVLGSFLLWFGWYGFNPGSFLTIVKSYDSGGSYYGQWSAIGRTAVTTTLAGSTAALTTLFSKRLLVGHWNVLDVCNGLLGGFAAITSGCSVVEPWAAIVCGFVAAWVLIGCNKLAEKLKYDDPLEAAQLHGGCGAWGLLFTGLFATTRYVEEVYPGKAGRPYGLFMGGGGKLLAAQIVQIVVVSGWVTATMGPLFYVLHKLKLLRISRDDEVAGMDMTRHGGFAYAYRDEDDQSTGPSFKMGKQTLEAELNSMVEASNAHRS; this is translated from the exons atggccTCCTTTAACTGCTCAGCCTCTGATCTCACCCCTCTGCTCGGCTCCAGCACTGCCAACGCCAGCGCCTTGGCTAACTTTCTCTGTTCCCGCTTTGACACTATTGCGAACAGGCTCAGCGACACCACCTATGCCATAGACAACACATACCTCCTCTTCTCAGCTTACCTTGTGTTCGCCATGCAGCTCGGCTTTGCCATGCTGTGCGCCGGCTCCGTCCGCGCCAAGAACACCATGAACATAATGCTCACCAACGTCCTTGACGCTGCGGCTGGCGGCCTCTCCTACTACCTCTTCGGCTTCGCCTTTGCCTTCGGTTCCCCCTCCAATGGTTTCATAGGCCGCCACTTCTTCGGCCTGAGAGACTACCCTGTGCCCACCGGGGACTACAGCTTCTTTCTTTACCAATGGGCTTTCGCCATAGCAGCTGCTGGTATTACCAGCGGCTCCATAGCCGAGCGAACCCAGTTCGTCGCTTACCTCATTTACTCTTCCTTCTTGACTGGCTTCGTTTATCCTGTAGTTTCTCACTGGTTTTGGTCCTCTGATGGTTGGGCCAGTCCCACCCGCCCCGACAATCTCTTATTCGGCTCAg GTGCCATCGACTTCGCCGGCTCAGGAGTGGTTCATATGGTCGGCGGTATAGCGGGATTGTGGGGTGCTCTCATAGAGGGCCCAAGAATCGGCCGCTTCGACCGGTCCGGCCGCTCCGTTGCTTTACGCGGTCACAGCGCATCTCTAGTCGTGCTTGGTTCGTTCTTGTTGTGGTTCGGTTGGTACGGCTTCAATCCCGGTTCATTTCTAACAATCGTCAAGTCATATGATTCCGGTGGCTCCTACTACGGCCAATGGAGCGCCATCGGAAGAACAGCCGTCACCACCACGCTGGCTGGGAGCACAGCCGCTCTCACCACCCTGTTCAGCAAGCGCTTGCTGGTGGGCCATTGGAACGTCCTCGACGTTTGTAACGGTCTGTTGGGAGGTTTCGCTGCGATCACCTCGGGATGCTCCGTGGTGGAGCCCTGGGCAGCAATCGTCTGCGGCTTCGTAGCAGCGTGGGTTCTGATAGGGTGCAACAAGCTTGCGGAGAAGCTTAAGTACGACGATCCCCTGGAAGCAGCGCAACTGCACGGCGGGTGCGGCGCGTGGGGTTTACTCTTCACCGGATTGTTTGCAACGACGCGGTACGTAGAGGAGGTGTATCCGGGGAAGGCTGGTAGACCTTACGGGCTGTTTATGGGCGGTGGAGGGAAGCTGCTAGCGGCACAGATCGTGCAGATCGTGGTGGTGTCGGGGTGGGTGACGGCGACGATGGGTCCACTGTTCTATGTGCTTCATAAATTGAAGTTGTTGCGGATCTCAAGGGATGATGAGGTGGCGGGCATGGACATGACCCGGCACGGTGGGTTTGCTTATGCTTATCGTGATGAAGATGATCAATCTACTGGCCCTTCGTTCAAGATGGGGAAG CAAACACTGGAAGCAGAACTTAATAGTATGGTTGAAGCAAGCAATGCACACAGGTCGTAA